The Oncorhynchus clarkii lewisi isolate Uvic-CL-2024 chromosome 29, UVic_Ocla_1.0, whole genome shotgun sequence genome contains a region encoding:
- the LOC139388469 gene encoding RIMS-binding protein 2-like isoform X2: MREAAERRQQLEEEHEQALAVLTTKQQEIHLLQRAQVKAEKEHEGAVHLLEVKVRDLELKCRSQTEQFGQLSKDLEDFRLEADTVDILSTEPFSKHNVPFRPENKLSQILNGLAAQAGKGDESSANTRLISKFLRPLQIGDRDRPELLSVKPSAVTTSCPSSPRRATPSEMEDEIRRAPRSKPRYTGTVRLCTARYSYNPYDGPNEHPEAELPLVAGKYLYVYGTMDDDGFYEGELLDGQRGLVPSNFVEFVQDKEKPSIQPGDTGEDLGSLDNTSLGLMGADGGPLQDGLLGSTNPLGPCSNGTGTLDPEDLSDDIVPYPRRITLIKQLARSVIVAWEPPMVTLGWGNISCYNVLVDGEVRASVPYGGRTKSLLEKLDLDTYTHRVSVQSVTDRGLSDELRCTLMVGANVVVAPYGLRVDDILRDSAELSWLPSNSNYGHTVFLDGAEHAVVRPGRYRLRFVNLKAMTVYKVRVVARPHQVPWQLLMEQREKKETAVEFCTQAAGPPLPPQEVQVQCGQAPGVLQVRWKPPVLSPTGTSNGASVIGYAVCTKGQRIAEVLYPLADYVTVELNRIQCLEAREVIVRTLSAQGESQDSQVAPIPNNLLVPLPHNAPLSPPHLHAGPPPPHPHAPPPHLQSPQLPHPPMPHPQPLSPLPHRQPLPNHPPHPQPQTHLQPLQPHPVSQPQTHQQPHPPHPGGPPQPLHLQPHPPHPMPQHRLPLLPHPPPQLHQRPVSARDLKPKEQVAHHGGIPSQPWDPTCSPSGQPLPTPMHGHTLEAPPSANLRSPSPQRILPQPRGTPIPDQMAKAIARKAAQRVAAESGRMERRVIYNEQCQAFHQQNSDEEDEEGYGRSRRRQGASVDEFLRGSELGRPTHYSHSEEYHSDSSRGSDLSDIMEEDEEELYSEMQLEEGRRRNSHNALKIGNTLSGGRLDRETGRRMPRDGPQPQRRPLMVPSIEGYRDRERRSPPNYDESEPEESFRIFVALFDYDPLSMSPNPDAADEELPFKEGQIIRVYGDKDTDGFYRGEIRGGRMGLLPCNMVSEIRAEDEETMDQLIKQGFLPLNTPVDKVGIGQDRRGFRQHQATRRMVALYDYDPRESSPNVDVEAELTFCAGDIISVFGEIDEDGFYYGEINGHRGLVPSNFLEEVPDDVEVYLTDTPSRYAQDEPANRAEAKRVHRRSQR; this comes from the exons GTCAAGGTTCGCGACCTGGAGCTGAAATGCAGGTCACAGACTGAACAGTTTGGCCAGCTGTCCAAGGACCTGGAGGATTTCCGTCTGGAGGCGGATACTGTAGACATCCTCAGCACTGAGCCTTTCTCCAAACACAACGTTCCCTTTCGCCCAGAAAATAAACTCTCCCAAATCCTCAACGGACTGGCAGCCCAGGCAGGGAAAG GCGATGAGAGCTCGGCAAACACTCGGCTGATATCCAAGTTCCTCCGCCCACTGCAGatcggagacagagacaggccggAGCTGCTGTCTGTCAAACCCTCCGCCGTGACAACGAGCTGCCCCAGCAGCCCGCGACGGGCGACTCCCTCAGAG ATGGAGGATGAGATCCGTCGTGCACCCAGGTCCAAGCCTCGCTACACTGGCACAGTCCGTCTATGCACTGCCCGCTACAG TTACAACCCTTATGATGGGCCTAATGAGCACCCAGAGGCAgagctccccctggtggctggGAAGTACCTGTATGTGTACGGCACGATGGATGACGACGGCTTCTACGAAG GGGAGCTGCTGGATGGCCAGCGAGGACTGGTCCCCTCCAACTTTGTGGAGTTTGTCCAAGACAAGGAGAAACCATCCATCCAGCCAGGGGACACAGGGGAGGACCTGGGCTCTCTGGACAATACCTCCCTGGGCCTAATGGGGGCCGATGGAGGGCCCCTTCAGGATGGGCTACTGGGCTCCACCAACCCACTGGGCCCCTGCAGCAACGGCACAGGGACCCTGGACCCTGAGGATCTGTCTGATGACATTGTGCCTTACCCCCGGAGGATCACTCTAATCAAGCAGTTGGCCCGTAGCGTCATTGTGGCCTGGGAGCCCCCCATGGTGACTCTGGGCTGGGGAAACATCAGCTGCTACAACGTGCTGGTGGATGGTGAGGTGCGTGCCAGCGTGCCCTACGGGGGCAGGACCAAGTCTTTGTTGGAGAAGCTGGATCTGGACACGTATACGCACCGCGTGTCCGTGCAGAGTGTGACAGACAGGGGACTGTCGGATGAGTTACGCTGCACCCTGATGGTGGGAGCCAACGTGGTGGTCGCTCCATATGGCCTGCGTGTGGACGACATCCTGCGCGACTCGGCCGAGCTCTCCTGGTTGCCCAGCAACAGTAACTATGGGCACACGGTGTTCCTGGATGGGGCGGAGCATGCGGTGGTGCGGCCGGGGAGGTACAGGCTGCGCTTCGTCAACCTCAAGGCCATGACGGTGTACAAGGTGAGGGTGGTGGCCCGGCCACATCAGGTGCCATGGCAACTGCTCatggagcagagggagaagaaggagacTGCTGTGGAGTTCTGCACACAAGCTGCTG GCCCCCCATTACCCCCTCAGGAGGTGCAGGTGCAGTGTGGCCAGGCTCCAGGGGTCCTGCAGGTGCGCTGGAAGCCCCCTGTCCTCTCACCCACCGGAACCTCCAATGGAGCCAGCGTCATCGGATATGCAGTCTGCACTAAAGGACAGAGG ATAGCGGAGGTGTTGTACCCCCTGGCTGACTATGTAACAGTGGAGCTGAACAGGATCCAGTGTCTGGAGGCCAGGGAGGTCATCGTCAGGACATTGTCAGCACAGGGAGAGTCCCAGGACTCCCAAGTCGCCCCCATTCCAAACAACCTACTGGTGCCTCTTCCTCACAATGCCCCCCTGTCCCCTCCGCACCTACACGCAGGGCCCCCTCCACCTCACCCCCatgcccccccaccccacctccaGTCACCTCaactcccccacccccccatgCCTCACCCCCAGCCTCTCTCACCCCTGCCTCACAGACAACCCCTCCCTaaccaccctcctcaccctcaACCCCAGACACACCTCCAACCCCTGCAACCTCATCCTGTATCACAGCCCCAGACTCACCAACAGCCTCACCCCCCTCACCCTGGTGGTCCTCCACAGCCACTGCACCTCCAGCCTCACCCACCTCACCCAATGCCCCAGCACCGCCTACCCCTGCTGCCTCATCCCCCCCCTCAGCTCCACCAGAGACCAGTTAGTGCCAGAGACCTGAAACCGAAAGAGCAGGTGGCTCACCATGGGGGAATCCCCAGCCAGCCCTGGGACCCTACCTGCTCCCCCTCCGGACAGCCTCTTCCTACCCCCATGCATGGACACACCCTGGAGGCGCCCCCCTCTGCTAACCTGCGCTCGCCCTCCCCCCAGAGGATCCTGCCCCAGCCCAGGGGCACCCCCATCCCAGACCAAATGGCCAAAGCCATCGCCCGCAAGGCAGCACAGAGGGTGGCTGCAGAGAGTGGCAGA ATGGAGAGGAGAGTCATCTACAATGAGCAGTGTCAGGCCTTCCACCAACAGAACTCAgacgaggaggatgaggaagggtATGGTCGAAGCCGCAGGAGACAGGGGGCCTCAGTGGATGAGTTTCTCAGAGGGTCCGAGCTGGGCAGGCCG acccaCTACAGCCACAGTGAGGAGTACCACAGTGACAGCAGCCGAGGCTCTGACCTTTCTGACATcatggaggaggatgaggaggagctcTACTCTGAGATGCAGCTGGAGGAGGGACGACGACGCAACTCCCACAATGCACTCAAG ATTGGGAACACCCTCTCTGGGGGTCGGCTGGATCGGGAGACGGGGAGAAGAATGCCCCGAGACGGTCCACAGCCCCAGAGACGCCCTCTCATGGTGCCCTCCATTG AGGGATACAGGGACCGGGAACGCCGCTCCCCTCCTAACTATGATGAGTCGGAACCAGAGGAATCGTTCCGGATCTTTGTGGCTCTGTTTGACTACGACCCCCTGTCCATGTCTCCCAACCCGGACGCAGCAGATGAGGAACTGCCCTTCAAAGAGGGCCAGATCATTAGG GTATATGGTGATAAGGACACAGATGGTTTCTACCGAGGGGAGATCAGGGGAGGCAGGATGGGGCTCCTGCCCTGCAACATGGTGTCAGAGATCAGGGCTGAGGACGAGGAGACCATGGACCAGCTCATCAAGCAGGGCTTCCTCCCACTCAACACACCAGTGGATAAAGTAGGAATAG GGCAGGACAGACGTGGCTTCCGCCAGCACCAGGCCACCAGGAGGATGGTGGCCCTCTACGACTATGACCCCAGAGAGAGCTCCCCCAATGTGGACGTGGAG GCTGAGCTGACCTTCTGTGCTGGTGACATCATCTCTGTATTTGGAGAGATTGATGAAGACGGGTTCTACTAT ggaGAAATCAATGGCCACCGCGGCCTCGTTCCCTCTAATTTTCTAGAAGAAGTGCCTGACGACGTGGAGGTGTACCTGACGGACACTCCGTCTCGCTATGCCCAGGATGAGCCCGCCAACCGGGCCGAGGCCAAAAGGGTACATCGCCGCTCTCAGCGCTAG